The following are from one region of the Magallana gigas chromosome 4, xbMagGiga1.1, whole genome shotgun sequence genome:
- the LOC117682195 gene encoding uncharacterized protein, translated as MKKKIFNDQSTRDTYFESPPYRFTSESDMGIIGLSVIILISAFASCICSAFCFCCYKRGFIQAQTSIQKNDQQEEETQYQGQNTSNEISDEDHAYEKPRPPTNETSQNHELELSAYEEVKENQIEECQFQKTDEGVYLTPVNRQHPLPSVGAGN; from the exons ATGAAGAAGAAAATATTCAACGACCAGTCAACTCGGGATACATATTTTGAGTCTCCACCATATCGAT TTACCTCTGAATCAGACATGGGTATCATTGGATTGTCGGTCATCATTTTGATATCAGCTTTTGCGTCATGTATTTGTTCTGCCTTCTGCTTCTGTTGTTACAAAAg GGGCTTTATACAGGCTCAAACATCAATTCAAAAGAATGATCAGCAAGAAGAGGAAACTCAGTACCAAGGTCAAAATACTAGTAATGAGATTTCTGATGAAGACCACGCTTACGAAAAACCTCGCCCACCGACGAATGAAACTTCACAAAACCATGAATTAGAATTATCAGCGTATGAGGAGGTCAAGGAAAACCAAATTGAAGAGTGTCAGTTTCAGAAAACTGATGAAGGTGTGTATTTAACACCAGTTAATCGACAACACCCTCTTCCATCCGTTGGAGCTGGGAATTAA